A portion of the Acidimicrobiia bacterium genome contains these proteins:
- a CDS encoding cytochrome c: MTSEHLATLAGQFGASEALIRRSAEARATAAGVTPDDILAAWTGGGSTPAAPPPAASSTTEAAPPVEVAATVDEVESQPETAPTEPPAVTAFEPKEAAAVRPAESVQKAGASSGFSSWIVAAFLIIPLFGLLYLVVNSNGVACGEGGRLQVAFDGSLVNCDGSPFEGRGGGGAEAASFLAIGEEVYGVGAQCGSCHGSNGQGGTGPAMSGGAVLETWPSCEDQITWIELGSNGWSVDFGGTYGAQDKPVQGGMPGFQADLSEEEIRAVAAFERIRFGGAPVEETLSACGLIAEEEPTDVAPPAGG, from the coding sequence GTGACCAGCGAACATCTAGCCACACTCGCCGGCCAATTCGGAGCTTCCGAGGCTCTGATCCGGAGATCTGCGGAAGCTCGAGCGACGGCCGCCGGTGTCACACCCGACGACATCCTGGCGGCGTGGACCGGCGGAGGGTCGACACCTGCGGCGCCCCCACCGGCGGCGAGCAGCACCACTGAAGCCGCACCACCCGTCGAGGTCGCCGCAACCGTGGACGAGGTCGAATCCCAACCCGAGACTGCCCCGACCGAGCCGCCGGCCGTGACAGCTTTCGAGCCGAAGGAAGCGGCCGCCGTTCGACCGGCGGAATCCGTGCAAAAGGCCGGCGCGAGCTCCGGCTTCTCTTCCTGGATCGTGGCGGCCTTCCTGATCATCCCGCTGTTCGGGTTGCTCTATCTGGTCGTGAACTCGAACGGCGTCGCCTGCGGCGAAGGCGGCCGACTTCAGGTCGCCTTCGATGGATCACTCGTCAACTGTGACGGATCACCGTTCGAAGGTCGCGGAGGGGGTGGGGCCGAAGCCGCCTCGTTCCTTGCCATCGGCGAAGAGGTCTACGGTGTCGGCGCCCAGTGCGGTTCGTGCCACGGCTCGAACGGCCAGGGAGGCACGGGACCGGCCATGTCGGGAGGGGCGGTTCTCGAAACCTGGCCATCCTGTGAAGATCAGATCACCTGGATCGAGCTGGGTTCGAACGGCTGGTCGGTCGACTTCGGCGGTACCTACGGCGCCCAGGACAAGCCGGTCCAGGGAGGCATGCCCGGCTTCCAGGCCGACCTCAGCGAGGAAGAGATCCGGGCGGTTGCCGCTTTCGAGCGAATCAGGTTCGGCGGTGCGCCGGTCGAAGAGACACTATCGGCGTGCGGGTTGATTGCCGAGGAAGAGCCGACCGACGTGGCGCCGCCTGCAGGCGGGTAA